A stretch of the Streptomyces sp. NBC_01428 genome encodes the following:
- a CDS encoding FAD/NAD(P)-binding protein, whose product MSPARERPTVAIVGAGAAGTLTAVQLCEGAARRRTPLRLVLIDPAPEAGRGTAYATIDPRHRLNVPAGDMSCYPDDPGHFTRWLCRHGEPTVRPADFATRYRYGAYLADTLARAVVHAHGTVAVQRLRTRAEACTRTSDGRRELRLADGTSLVADGVVLATGPAGATAGWAPPRLRASGRFVRAPWAPGALDEILARRNTGARADVLLVGTGLTAVDLALTLDRPDRTVHAVSRTGLLPQPHALSPAAPMAAPDDLDAPTLSALRRTVYRHIGRAVRTHGDWRPALDSLRPHTARLWHSLTPGERAAFLEREGALWNTHRHRMAPVTAESVERARTARRLRLHTGRITGTAAQPDGTLLVTLSDGTCIEAGWVIDCTGPGPRPEDPLWRCLFGAEAAVPGPLGLGVATRDGRLVDASGRTGPALFTLGAPRRGELWETTAVPEIRAQAADLAQRLLTLLVPPRRAARRRPLDSHGLPLSTHAAAAAAHRSGLERVLKVRSGAADAFRRAVALDPGFALGHAALALLGHEGGADVDVPRALADARRAARERADERERSFVDVVDRRVRADTPDAGAGALLDHLAAHPADALALAAAVPTIAFSGINDLDTAYALKLVEQASPAYDGHWFPASLLAFLRQEQGRWAEAAELAHHALAAEPAAGHAVHALAHVHYESGAHAKGRDWLDAWVSGRGRGAVHRAHFSWHIALHELALDDAEAVRRRWSAQLAPGRVTGVRVLVDSGSLLWRARLSDSWRGRTAASDVLDSVAPEHVERPATAFTALHAAVALTAAGDLAALRRLRDHAAGADPVQRAVVAPLCEALAALVEERFADAAAGLAALLPVLTRVGGSAAQREVVEETLFHALVAAGHCEAARRLLTTRLDRADAPRDRRLLAELGAPR is encoded by the coding sequence GTGAGTCCTGCCCGTGAGCGACCCACCGTGGCCATCGTCGGGGCGGGCGCGGCCGGCACCCTCACCGCCGTGCAGCTGTGCGAGGGGGCGGCCCGCCGCCGGACGCCCCTCCGCCTCGTCCTGATCGATCCCGCCCCCGAGGCCGGACGCGGCACCGCGTACGCCACCATCGACCCCCGGCACCGGCTCAACGTGCCTGCGGGTGACATGAGTTGCTACCCCGACGACCCGGGCCACTTCACCCGCTGGCTGTGCCGGCACGGCGAACCCACCGTCAGGCCGGCCGACTTCGCCACCCGCTACCGCTACGGCGCCTACCTCGCCGACACCCTCGCGCGGGCCGTCGTCCACGCCCACGGCACGGTCGCCGTACAGCGACTGCGGACCAGGGCGGAGGCCTGCACCCGAACCTCCGACGGCCGACGGGAACTCCGGCTCGCCGACGGGACAAGCCTGGTGGCCGACGGCGTGGTCCTCGCCACCGGACCGGCAGGCGCCACCGCCGGCTGGGCCCCACCCCGCCTCCGCGCCTCGGGGCGCTTCGTCCGGGCCCCCTGGGCACCGGGCGCCCTCGACGAGATCCTCGCCCGCCGGAACACCGGCGCCCGGGCCGACGTCCTGCTCGTCGGCACCGGCCTCACCGCGGTCGACCTGGCGCTCACCCTCGACCGGCCCGACCGCACCGTGCACGCCGTCTCCCGCACCGGACTGCTGCCCCAGCCGCACGCGCTGAGCCCCGCCGCGCCGATGGCCGCGCCCGACGACCTCGACGCCCCCACCCTCTCCGCGCTGCGCCGGACCGTCTACCGCCACATCGGCCGTGCGGTACGCACCCACGGCGACTGGCGGCCCGCCCTGGACAGCCTGCGCCCGCACACCGCGCGCCTGTGGCACAGCCTCACACCCGGCGAGCGCGCCGCGTTCCTGGAGCGCGAGGGCGCCCTGTGGAACACCCACCGCCACCGCATGGCGCCGGTGACGGCCGAATCCGTGGAGCGGGCGCGAACGGCCCGACGGCTGCGCCTGCACACCGGCCGGATCACCGGCACGGCCGCACAACCCGACGGCACCCTCCTGGTGACCCTCTCCGACGGCACCTGCATCGAGGCCGGATGGGTGATCGACTGCACCGGACCGGGCCCGCGTCCCGAAGACCCGCTGTGGCGTTGCCTGTTCGGCGCCGAGGCGGCGGTCCCCGGACCTCTCGGCCTGGGCGTCGCGACCCGTGACGGGCGGCTCGTCGACGCGTCGGGGCGGACCGGACCCGCCCTGTTCACCCTCGGCGCCCCACGCCGCGGGGAACTCTGGGAGACCACCGCGGTCCCCGAGATCCGCGCCCAGGCGGCCGACCTGGCACAGCGGTTGCTCACCCTTCTCGTCCCGCCGCGACGAGCCGCCCGCCGCCGTCCCCTCGACTCCCACGGACTCCCGCTGTCCACCCACGCCGCAGCGGCGGCCGCCCACCGCAGCGGACTCGAACGGGTCCTCAAGGTCAGGTCGGGCGCCGCGGACGCCTTCCGCCGCGCCGTCGCGCTCGACCCCGGCTTCGCCCTCGGACACGCCGCGCTCGCCCTGCTCGGTCACGAGGGCGGCGCCGACGTCGACGTACCGAGAGCGCTGGCCGACGCCCGCCGCGCCGCGCGGGAACGGGCCGACGAACGCGAGCGCTCCTTCGTCGACGTGGTCGACCGCCGGGTGCGCGCCGACACCCCCGACGCCGGCGCGGGCGCCCTGCTCGACCACCTCGCCGCCCACCCCGCCGACGCGCTGGCCCTCGCCGCAGCCGTGCCCACCATCGCCTTCTCCGGCATCAACGACCTCGACACCGCCTACGCGTTGAAGCTGGTCGAACAGGCCTCACCCGCCTACGACGGGCACTGGTTCCCGGCCTCGCTGCTCGCCTTCCTGCGGCAGGAGCAGGGCCGCTGGGCGGAGGCGGCCGAGCTGGCCCACCACGCCCTCGCCGCCGAGCCCGCCGCCGGACACGCCGTGCACGCGCTGGCCCACGTCCACTACGAGTCGGGCGCCCACGCGAAGGGCCGCGACTGGCTGGACGCCTGGGTCTCCGGCCGGGGCAGGGGAGCCGTCCACCGGGCCCACTTCTCCTGGCACATCGCCCTGCACGAACTCGCCCTGGACGACGCCGAAGCCGTCCGCAGACGCTGGTCCGCCCAGCTGGCCCCGGGCCGGGTGACCGGAGTGCGCGTGCTGGTCGACTCGGGGTCCCTGCTGTGGCGGGCCCGGCTCAGTGACAGCTGGCGGGGCCGGACAGCGGCGTCGGACGTGCTCGACAGCGTCGCCCCCGAGCACGTGGAGCGCCCGGCCACGGCCTTCACCGCCCTGCACGCGGCGGTCGCCCTCACGGCCGCAGGGGACCTCGCCGCGCTGCGCCGCCTCCGCGACCACGCCGCGGGTGCCGACCCGGTGCAGCGGGCGGTCGTCGCCCCGCTCTGCGAGGCCCTCGCCGCCCTCGTCGAGGAGCGCTTCGCCGACGCCGCCGCGGGCCTGGCCGCCCTCCTCCCGGTCCTCACCCGCGTCGGCGGCAGCGCGGCCCAGCGCGAGGTCGTGGAGGAGACCCTGTTCCACGCCCTCGTGGCGGCGGGCCACTGCGAGGCGGCCCGCCGGCTGCTGACCACCCGCCTCGACCGGGCCGACGCCCCGAGGGACCGCCGGCTGCTGGCGGAGCTGGGCGCCCCCCGGTGA
- a CDS encoding L,D-transpeptidase, with protein MEVPEISVRPESVPETAGRHPRRSGRPAWSRRGVLTALGAAVPALALTGCGSSAGAAGGTGATATGGATAGSGATPQVRTPTVTVTPADGTKKAAFTSPVGIAVTDGTLSTVVVSGNDGSLLAGSFDAGRTRWTSTRHPYSGTKYTVTAKTDDGSEHTTSFVTKSPGETFVGRFTPEANSTSGVGMPVSIAFTHAVADRAAVEKAITVTAEPAVEIVGHWFGNTRLDFRPREYWAAGTKITLSLRLKDVEGADGVYGVQSKDVTFRIGRRQVSTVDLAKDTMTVERDGTAVASYPVTGGDTDHTTWSGIMVISERLRQTRMESSTVGLGDEYDIADVPHAQRLTTSGTFIHGNYWAASSVFGSGNTSHGCIGLRDAKGGADRSVPGHRFYDSSMLGDVVVVVNSGERTVEASNGLNGWNLSWADWKTGSAL; from the coding sequence GTGGAGGTCCCCGAGATATCCGTCCGGCCCGAGTCCGTGCCGGAGACCGCAGGACGGCACCCGCGCCGGAGCGGGCGTCCCGCCTGGTCACGCCGCGGGGTGCTCACCGCGCTCGGCGCGGCCGTACCGGCCCTCGCCCTGACAGGATGCGGCTCGTCCGCCGGCGCGGCGGGGGGAACCGGCGCGACGGCGACCGGCGGCGCGACAGCCGGTTCAGGGGCAACGCCCCAGGTCAGGACGCCGACCGTCACCGTCACCCCGGCCGACGGCACGAAGAAGGCCGCGTTCACCAGCCCGGTCGGGATAGCCGTGACGGACGGCACCCTGTCGACGGTCGTGGTGTCCGGCAACGACGGTTCCCTGCTGGCCGGATCCTTCGACGCGGGCCGTACCCGATGGACCTCCACGAGGCATCCGTACTCGGGCACCAAATACACGGTCACGGCGAAGACGGACGACGGTTCGGAACACACCACGAGCTTCGTCACGAAGTCCCCGGGCGAGACCTTCGTGGGCCGGTTCACGCCGGAGGCGAATTCCACCTCGGGTGTCGGCATGCCGGTGTCGATCGCCTTCACGCACGCCGTGGCGGACCGGGCGGCCGTCGAGAAGGCCATCACCGTCACGGCGGAGCCGGCGGTCGAGATCGTCGGCCACTGGTTCGGGAACACCCGGCTCGACTTCCGGCCCCGGGAGTACTGGGCCGCCGGCACGAAGATCACGCTGAGCCTGCGGCTGAAGGACGTCGAGGGCGCGGACGGCGTCTACGGCGTCCAGTCGAAGGACGTCACCTTCCGCATCGGCCGCCGCCAGGTGAGCACCGTGGATCTCGCGAAGGACACGATGACGGTCGAGCGGGACGGCACGGCCGTCGCGAGCTACCCGGTCACCGGCGGCGACACGGACCACACCACCTGGTCCGGGATCATGGTGATCAGCGAGCGGCTGCGGCAGACCCGGATGGAGTCCTCGACCGTGGGCCTCGGCGACGAGTACGACATCGCGGATGTGCCGCACGCCCAGCGCCTGACCACGTCCGGCACGTTCATCCACGGCAACTACTGGGCCGCGTCCTCGGTCTTCGGGAGCGGCAACACCAGCCACGGCTGCATCGGCCTGCGCGACGCCAAGGGCGGGGCGGACCGTTCCGTACCGGGTCACCGGTTCTACGACAGCTCGATGCTCGGGGACGTGGTGGTGGTCGTGAACTCCGGCGAACGGACCGTCGAGGCGTCGAACGGCCTCAACGGCTGGAACCTGTCCTGGGCGGACTGGAAGACCGGCAGCGCCCTGTGA
- a CDS encoding glycoside hydrolase family 16 protein, producing the protein MSETSGTPVRRGSLRRVLIAVFSTLSLAAAAATAATLPANASAPTPPSGWSQVFLDDFNGTAGTGVNTANWQYDTGTSYPGGAANWGTGEVETMTSSTNNVALDGSGNLLITPRRDASGNWTSGRIETKRTDFQPPAGGKLRVESRIQMPNVTGAAAKGYWPAFWALGAPYRGNYQNWPSVGELDIMENVQGLNTEWATMHCGTNPGGPCNETSGIGGNTPCAGSTCQAGFHTYAMEWDRSTSPEEIRFYLDGVNFHTVKANQVDATTWANATNHGYFVILNVAMGGGFPDAFGGGPDSGTVPGHPMVVDYVQVLQSAGGGGGTTPPPTGNRDAYGAIQAESYDGQAGVGTETTTDTGGGQNISSLANGDYALYKGVNFGSTAARQFYGRVASGAGGSVSGLVEVRLDSRTATPVGSFALGNTGGWQSWRTVPANISSVTGTHDVYLTFTSGQPADFVNVNWFDFGH; encoded by the coding sequence ATGAGTGAAACTTCCGGCACACCCGTCAGACGCGGCTCCCTCCGGCGTGTACTCATCGCCGTGTTCAGCACGCTGAGTCTGGCCGCGGCCGCCGCGACGGCCGCCACCCTCCCCGCGAACGCGTCCGCCCCCACTCCCCCCTCCGGCTGGTCCCAGGTCTTCCTCGACGACTTCAACGGCACGGCCGGAACCGGCGTCAACACCGCCAACTGGCAGTACGACACGGGCACCAGTTACCCGGGCGGCGCCGCCAACTGGGGCACGGGCGAGGTCGAGACCATGACCTCCAGCACCAACAACGTCGCCCTGGACGGCAGCGGCAACCTGCTGATCACCCCGCGCCGTGACGCATCCGGCAACTGGACCTCGGGCCGCATCGAGACCAAGCGCACCGACTTCCAGCCCCCCGCCGGGGGCAAACTGCGCGTCGAGTCGCGGATCCAGATGCCGAACGTGACCGGTGCCGCCGCCAAGGGCTACTGGCCCGCGTTCTGGGCACTCGGCGCGCCGTACCGCGGCAACTACCAGAACTGGCCGAGCGTCGGCGAGCTGGACATCATGGAGAACGTCCAGGGCCTCAACACCGAGTGGGCCACGATGCACTGCGGCACCAACCCGGGCGGCCCGTGCAACGAGACGTCCGGCATCGGCGGCAACACCCCGTGCGCGGGCAGCACATGCCAGGCCGGCTTCCACACGTACGCCATGGAGTGGGACCGGTCGACGAGCCCCGAGGAGATCCGCTTCTACCTTGACGGCGTCAACTTCCACACGGTGAAGGCGAACCAGGTCGACGCGACCACCTGGGCGAACGCCACCAACCACGGCTACTTCGTGATCCTGAACGTGGCGATGGGCGGCGGCTTCCCCGACGCGTTCGGCGGCGGTCCGGACAGCGGCACGGTGCCGGGCCACCCGATGGTCGTCGACTACGTCCAGGTCCTCCAGTCGGCCGGCGGCGGTGGCGGGACCACCCCGCCGCCCACCGGCAACCGTGACGCCTACGGCGCGATCCAGGCCGAGTCGTACGACGGGCAGGCGGGCGTCGGCACCGAGACCACCACCGACACCGGCGGCGGCCAGAACATCAGCTCCCTCGCGAACGGCGACTACGCGCTCTACAAGGGCGTCAACTTCGGTTCCACGGCGGCCCGGCAGTTCTACGGGCGGGTCGCGAGCGGCGCGGGCGGCAGTGTCAGCGGCCTCGTCGAGGTGCGTCTCGACAGCCGGACCGCGACGCCCGTCGGCAGCTTCGCGCTCGGCAACACCGGTGGCTGGCAGTCCTGGCGGACCGTACCGGCGAACATCAGCTCCGTCACCGGGACGCACGACGTCTATCTGACCTTCACCAGCGGCCAGCCGGCCGACTTCGTGAACGTCAACTGGTTCGACTTCGGTCACTGA
- a CDS encoding helix-turn-helix domain-containing protein, with product MADRTTQGGSPDRSGAAGGGGTPDGIRTFPFPSDLSLSGVGMQVGAMGTGRTWHAEAPLERVHRIDFHVVMLFSEGPVRHMIDFAEYEAAAGDILWIRPGQVHRFSSTDRYRGTVLTMQPGFLPRATVEATGLYRYDLPPLLHPAADRLAALEHSLAQLEREYVDTTTLPLSLHTSVLRHSLTAFLLRLAHLAASSAEAAREHTDTTFTRFRDAVEKDFATNHSVSAYADGLGYSRRTLVRAVRAATGETPKGFIDKRVVLEAKRLLAHTEMPIGRIGVAVGFPDSANFSKFFQQHTGAAPAAFRAELR from the coding sequence ATGGCAGACAGAACCACCCAAGGCGGGAGCCCGGACCGGAGCGGTGCCGCGGGCGGGGGAGGCACCCCGGACGGGATCAGGACGTTCCCCTTCCCGTCCGACCTGAGCCTCTCCGGCGTCGGCATGCAGGTCGGCGCGATGGGCACCGGGCGCACCTGGCACGCGGAGGCCCCGCTGGAGCGCGTGCACCGCATCGACTTCCACGTCGTGATGCTCTTCAGCGAGGGCCCGGTCCGGCACATGATCGACTTCGCCGAGTACGAGGCCGCGGCGGGCGACATCCTGTGGATCCGGCCCGGCCAGGTGCACCGCTTCTCCAGCACCGACCGCTACCGCGGCACCGTCCTGACCATGCAGCCCGGGTTCCTGCCCCGCGCGACCGTCGAGGCGACCGGCCTCTACCGGTACGACCTGCCCCCGCTGCTGCACCCCGCGGCGGACCGGCTGGCGGCGCTGGAGCACTCGCTCGCCCAGCTGGAGCGCGAGTACGTCGACACCACCACGCTGCCGCTCAGCCTGCACACCTCGGTGCTGCGGCACTCCCTGACCGCGTTCCTGCTGCGCCTCGCCCATCTCGCGGCCAGTTCCGCCGAGGCGGCCCGGGAACACACCGACACCACCTTCACCCGCTTCCGGGACGCGGTCGAGAAGGACTTCGCCACCAATCACAGCGTCAGCGCCTACGCCGACGGGCTCGGCTACTCGCGGCGCACCCTGGTCCGCGCGGTGCGCGCCGCCACGGGCGAGACGCCCAAGGGGTTCATCGACAAACGGGTTGTCCTGGAGGCCAAACGGCTCCTCGCCCACACGGAGATGCCGATCGGGCGCATCGGGGTGGCCGTCGGCTTCCCCGACTCGGCGAACTTCTCGAAGTTCTTCCAGCAGCACACGGGCGCGGCCCCGGCGGCCTTCCGCGCCGAACTGCGCTGA
- the tkt gene encoding transketolase, which yields MSTQSSDDFTWTELDRRAVDTARILAADAVQKVGNGHPGTAMSLAPAAYTLFQKVMRHDPADPEWTGRDRFVLSPGHTSLTLYTQLFLSGYELGLDDLKAFRTHGSKTPGHPEYGHTAGVETTTGPLGQGVANAVGMAMAARYERGLFDPETAEGDSPFDHTIWAIVSDGDLEEGISAEASSLAGHQKLGNLVFVYDDNHISIEGDTATAFSEDVLARYEAYGWHVQRIEPALGGDIDVHALHAALTAAKAETGRPSIIAMRTIIAWPAPNAQNTEASHGSALGAEEIAATKRILGFDPEQTFQVDAEVLAHARQALDRGAEAHAAWDKRIGAWRTADPERAKLFDRIVAGQLPEGWEAALPVFEEGTSVATRAASGKALQALGEVLPELWGGSADLAGSNNTTIDKTSSFLPRGNPLPEADPYGRTVHFGIREHSMAAEMNGIALHGNTRIYGGTFLVFSDYMRNAVRLSALMQLPVTYVWTHDSVGLGEDGPTHQPVEHLASLRAIPGLNIVRPADANETSIAWAEILRRHATDPAPHGLALTRQGVPTYRADPDAARGGYVLKDSSTETPDVLLIATGSEVQLAVEARERLEAEGVGTRVVSMPSVEWFEEQPAEYRERVLPPSVKARVAVEAGIGLTWYRYVGDAGRIVSLEHFGASADAKTLFAEFGFTAENVAAAARESLSALRG from the coding sequence ATGAGTACGCAGAGCTCCGACGACTTCACCTGGACCGAGCTCGACCGCCGAGCCGTCGACACCGCCCGCATCCTGGCCGCTGACGCGGTGCAGAAGGTGGGCAACGGCCATCCCGGAACCGCGATGAGCCTGGCCCCGGCGGCGTACACCCTCTTTCAGAAGGTGATGCGTCACGACCCGGCCGACCCGGAGTGGACCGGACGCGACCGCTTCGTCCTCTCCCCCGGCCACACCTCGCTGACTCTTTACACCCAGCTCTTCCTGTCGGGCTACGAGCTCGGCCTCGACGACCTGAAGGCGTTCCGCACGCACGGGTCGAAGACGCCGGGACACCCCGAGTACGGCCACACCGCCGGTGTCGAGACCACGACGGGCCCGCTCGGCCAGGGCGTCGCCAACGCTGTCGGCATGGCGATGGCCGCCCGCTACGAGCGCGGTCTGTTCGACCCGGAGACCGCCGAGGGCGACTCGCCCTTCGACCACACCATCTGGGCGATCGTCTCCGACGGCGACCTGGAGGAGGGCATCTCCGCCGAGGCGTCCTCGCTCGCCGGCCACCAGAAGCTCGGCAACCTGGTCTTCGTCTACGACGACAACCACATCTCCATCGAGGGCGACACCGCGACGGCCTTCTCCGAGGACGTCCTGGCGCGCTACGAGGCGTACGGCTGGCACGTGCAGCGCATCGAGCCCGCCCTCGGCGGCGACATCGACGTGCACGCGCTGCACGCCGCGCTCACCGCGGCCAAGGCCGAGACGGGGCGCCCCTCCATCATCGCGATGCGCACGATCATCGCGTGGCCCGCACCGAACGCGCAGAACACCGAGGCCTCGCACGGCTCGGCGCTCGGCGCCGAGGAGATCGCCGCCACCAAGCGCATCCTGGGCTTCGACCCGGAGCAGACCTTCCAGGTCGACGCCGAGGTGCTGGCCCACGCCCGGCAGGCCCTCGACCGGGGTGCCGAGGCGCACGCCGCCTGGGACAAGCGGATCGGCGCCTGGCGCACCGCCGACCCGGAGCGCGCCAAGCTCTTCGACCGGATCGTCGCGGGCCAGCTCCCCGAGGGCTGGGAGGCCGCGCTGCCGGTCTTCGAGGAAGGCACCTCCGTGGCCACCCGCGCCGCGTCCGGCAAGGCGCTCCAGGCCCTCGGGGAGGTGCTCCCCGAGCTGTGGGGCGGCTCCGCCGACCTGGCCGGCTCGAACAACACCACCATCGACAAGACATCGTCCTTCCTGCCGAGGGGCAACCCGCTGCCGGAGGCCGACCCGTACGGCCGCACCGTGCACTTCGGCATCCGTGAGCACTCGATGGCCGCCGAGATGAACGGCATCGCGCTGCACGGCAACACCCGCATCTACGGCGGCACCTTCCTGGTGTTCTCCGACTACATGCGCAACGCCGTCCGGCTGTCCGCGCTGATGCAGCTCCCGGTCACGTACGTCTGGACGCACGACTCCGTCGGTCTCGGCGAGGACGGCCCCACGCACCAGCCGGTCGAGCACCTCGCCTCGCTGCGGGCCATCCCGGGCCTGAACATCGTCCGCCCGGCCGACGCGAACGAGACCTCGATCGCCTGGGCCGAGATCCTGCGCCGGCACGCCACCGACCCGGCCCCGCACGGTCTGGCCCTCACCCGTCAGGGCGTGCCGACCTACCGGGCCGACCCCGACGCCGCGCGCGGCGGATACGTCCTGAAGGACTCCTCCACCGAGACCCCGGACGTGCTCCTCATCGCCACCGGCTCCGAGGTGCAGCTCGCCGTCGAGGCGCGCGAGCGCCTGGAGGCGGAGGGTGTCGGCACCCGTGTCGTGTCGATGCCGTCCGTCGAGTGGTTCGAGGAGCAGCCCGCGGAGTACCGGGAGCGTGTCCTTCCGCCGTCCGTGAAGGCCCGCGTGGCGGTCGAGGCCGGAATCGGTCTGACCTGGTACCGCTACGTCGGTGACGCAGGACGCATCGTTTCGCTGGAGCACTTCGGCGCCTCCGCCGACGCCAAGACACTGTTCGCCGAGTTCGGCTTCACCGCCGAGAACGTCGCCGCCGCCGCGCGGGAATCCCTCTCCGCCCTGCGCGGTTGA
- the tal gene encoding transaldolase has protein sequence MITVTEATATAANLKRLSDEGVSIWLDDLSRKRIESGNLAELVENRHVVGVTTNPSIFQAAIGSGEGYEEQLADLAVRKVTVDEAVRMMTTADVRAAADILRPVFETTGGRDGRVSIEVDPRLAHDTAATIAEAKQLAWLVDRPNVMIKIPATKAGLPAITEVIGLGISVNVTLIFSLERYRAVMDAYLAGLEKADAAGIDLAGIHSVASFFVSRVDAEIDKRLAKAGTDEALALKGRAALANARLAYEAYEEVFAGDRWTALAPSGANKQRPLWASTGVKDPAYKDTLYVDELVAPGTVNTMPEATLNATADHGDIHGDAVTGGYAQARADLAAVEALGISYDEVVAQLETEAVAKFEVAWEDLLEAVATSLRGKGVEGE, from the coding sequence ATGATCACTGTGACCGAAGCAACCGCGACCGCGGCAAACCTGAAGCGCCTCTCCGACGAAGGCGTGTCCATCTGGCTGGACGACCTGTCCCGCAAGCGCATCGAGTCCGGCAACCTGGCCGAACTCGTCGAGAACCGCCATGTGGTGGGCGTGACCACCAACCCGTCCATCTTCCAGGCCGCCATCGGCTCCGGCGAGGGCTACGAGGAGCAGCTCGCCGACCTGGCCGTCCGCAAGGTGACGGTCGACGAGGCCGTGCGGATGATGACGACCGCGGACGTCCGCGCCGCCGCCGACATCCTGCGCCCCGTGTTCGAGACCACGGGTGGCCGTGACGGCCGGGTCTCCATCGAGGTCGACCCCCGGCTGGCCCACGACACGGCCGCCACCATCGCCGAGGCCAAGCAGCTCGCCTGGCTCGTCGACCGCCCGAACGTGATGATCAAGATCCCCGCGACGAAGGCGGGCCTCCCGGCGATCACCGAGGTCATCGGCCTCGGCATCAGCGTCAACGTGACGCTGATCTTCTCCCTGGAGCGCTACCGCGCCGTCATGGACGCCTACCTGGCGGGCCTGGAGAAGGCGGACGCGGCGGGCATCGACCTCGCCGGCATCCACTCCGTCGCCTCCTTCTTCGTCTCCCGCGTCGACGCCGAGATCGACAAGCGGCTCGCCAAGGCCGGCACCGACGAGGCCCTCGCGCTCAAGGGCCGTGCGGCGCTCGCCAACGCGCGGCTCGCCTACGAGGCGTACGAGGAGGTGTTCGCCGGGGACCGCTGGACGGCGCTCGCCCCGTCCGGCGCCAACAAGCAGCGTCCGCTGTGGGCGTCCACGGGGGTCAAGGACCCCGCGTACAAGGACACCCTGTACGTCGACGAGCTGGTCGCGCCGGGCACGGTGAACACCATGCCGGAGGCGACGCTGAACGCGACCGCCGACCACGGCGACATCCACGGTGACGCGGTGACCGGCGGCTACGCCCAGGCGCGTGCCGACCTGGCCGCCGTCGAGGCGCTCGGGATCTCCTACGACGAGGTCGTCGCCCAGCTGGAGACCGAGGCCGTCGCGAAGTTCGAGGTGGCGTGGGAGGACCTGCTGGAGGCCGTCGCGACCTCGCTGCGCGGCAAGGGAGTTGAGGGGGAATGA